In Halolamina litorea, the genomic window ACGGCTTCCGGGTCGTCGACGTCCATACCCGGTTGGACCCCGACGAGGAGGCCGTTGCCGTCCGCGGGCGCCAGGTCTCGCCCGAGCGGCTGGAGCGGGAGATGCACCAAGCGGGTGTCGAGCGCGCGGCGGCCTCGCCCGGGCGGACCCCCCGCGGGGAGGGCTACCTCCGCGCGAACAACGCCGTCGCGCGGCTGAGCATCGACCGCCCGATCATCGCGTTCGCCCGACTCGGCGGCCCGCGGAGCGTCAAGCGCGTCGTCGGCCCGCTGGTCAACGCCGTCTCGCGCCCGCGGTCCCACCACACCACCGCCGGCGACGTGGAGCAGTACGCCTACGACGACCGCTACCACGGTTTCACGCTGGACCCCGCCCACGACGGGCTCCCCACGGAGCCAGTCCTCGACGAACTCGCCGCGACCGACGACCCCGTGGTCGTCCACGGCGGCGAGCAGTACCCCCCGAGTGCCGTCGCCGAGACGCTCCTCGACCGGGGGTTCCCGGTCGTGTTGAGTTCCTTCGGTGGCTACCCGCTCAACGAGGACCTGATGCGCTCGGCGCTCGACCTGCTTGGCGAGTACGACGACCTCTACCTCGACACGGCGTACGTCCCTGACCGGGACGTGCTGGAAAAGGGGCTGCTCGAACACCCCGACCGGATCCTGTTCGGCAGCGGCGCGCCGTCGGTCCACCCGAACGTCGGCGTCATGGAGATCCTCACCCTCGACGTGCCCGAGGATGCGATGCGCCGGGCGTTCACGAAGAACCCCGCGCGGGTGGTCCCCGGGCTGTTGCCGGACCTGTGAGTCTCTGAGGCGGCTGACTATCGCCGCCATCCACTTCCGACACCGGCGGCTGCCCGTCGCCGCCATCCACTTCCGACACCGGCGGCTGCCCGTCGCCGCCATCCACTTCCGACACCGGCGGCTGCCCGTCGCCGCCATCCACTTCCGACACCGGCGGCTGCCCGTCGCCGCCTCCTACTTTCGCCAATCGTACACGGCAACCGCCCGCTCGCGCTCCAAGGAGAGTCCGTTCGGGTTTCGTGCGGGCGTCCGGTCCCGGGCCCGCGCCGTGAGGCCGTCTGCGCTCCCACGGGCCATCCCGGTCACGACGCCCCGGCCGTTGCTGAACCACGACGTCGGCGTCCCGTCGCCCCCCAACACCGCCCGTGCGGCGTCGGCGGCGTCGGCGGCCGCGTGTGAGAGGGTCCGGCGCGCGACGGTCGGCCGCGGGCCGTAGTTCTTCGTCAGCCGGTAGCTGAGCGAGCGGTACTTCCAACTCCGGTCGTGTTCGTCCGGCCCGTGGGGCTGTGGGCCCCCGGGTGCGGCGTCCTCGCTCCGTGTCGCCGCCATCGAATCGAGCCACGCGACCTCGTTTCCGGCGCCCGCGAGTCGGTGGGCGGCGTCCCGTGCGCCCCCGACAGCGAGGTACTCGTCGAAGCCGTCGAGGGTGTGACGCAGCGTCGCCGCCCGGAACGCGACGTTGTCCCCGCTGAAGTAGGTCACCTCGCGACCGGCGATCGTTCGGCGTTCCGGCTCCGTGGCCGAGTCCCCGCGTTCGCCGTGGCTGATGGGGCCGCTGACCGCACTCGCCGCCGCGAGCCCGTCCCGGATCGCGTCGGCCCAGCCCTCGGCGATCCGGAGGTCGAACCCGAGCAGGGCGATCGCGTCGCCGCTGGCGACGGCGGTCCCGGCGTTGCGGGCGACGTTGATACAGCGGTCGGCGATCTCCACCAGCACGTCCACGTCGTCGCGCTCTCGCACCATCCCGGTGGTGCCGTCCGCCGAGGGGCCGTTGACGACGACCACCTCCGCGCCGGGCGCCCGGGCCGCCAGCGAGTCGAGGCTGGCCGCGAGGCGGTCCCGGCCGTTGAGCGTCGGGACCACTACCGAGAGATCCATACCCGACTCTCACCGGGGCGAAACTTAAAACGTGGTCGGCCGCGCCTGCCGAACCCTTACGTCCTACCGGCGCGAGCGGCCGAACGTGATACCTGAGTCTCACGTCGACATCTTCGAGTCCGAATCGTTCGCGCACTTCTCGACGATCGGTCCCGACGGCGTCCCGCACGTCACCCCCGTCTGGGTCGACCACGAGGACCGTGAGTACGTGCTGGTCAACACCGCCCGCGGCCGCCGAAAGGAGAAGAACGTCCGGCACAACCCCAAAGTCGGCCTCTCGGTCACCGACCCCGACGACGGCTACCGCTACGTCGCCGTCCGCGGCGAGGCCGAGATGACCGAGGAGGGCGCCAAGGACCATATCGACAAACTCGCCCAGCGCTACTTCGGACAGGAGGAGTACCCACACCACGGTGAGGAGTCCGGCCCGCGCGTGCTCATCAAGATCCCGACCGAGCGAATCATGACGAGCGGCTGACTAGTCGACGCCCCTCGATGGGTCCCTGACGGCCTGCACGGCCAGCGCCGACCGCCCTGTCGGCGTCGCCGCCCCCGGTTCGGCAAGCAGTACGGTTTTAGTGTTCGGCCCGTGACTGCCGATAGCGTGAAAGGGAAGGAGTGGTACCAGGCCGACGATGTCGCCGAGGAGTACGACGCAAAGCGGTTCTCCCGCGGCGGCCGCCTGATCGACCGCCGGGAGAAGCAGGCAGTACTCGATGCGATCGGCCCCGTCGAGGACCGGAGCGTACTGGAGATCGCCTGCGGTACCGGCCGGTTTACCGTGATGATGGCCGAACGCGGCGCGGATATCGTCGGACTGGACATCTCCGAGGCGATGCTGGCCCAGGGGCGGGCGAAGGCCCACAAGGCCGGCGTCGACGACCACGTGGAGTTCATGCGCGGCGACGCCGCGCGGCTCCCCTTCCCCGACGATCACTTCGACACGGTGGTGGCGATGCGCTTCTTCCACCTCGCACCCACCCCGCGGAAGTTCATGGCCGAGATGGCCCGCGTCTCGAAGGAACAGGTCTTTTTCGACACGTTCAACGACTTCAGCACGCGGGTGCTCTACAACCGGCTGCTGCCGATGGGCTCACACCTCTACGGCCGCGACGAGGTCCACGATCTGCTCGACTCCGCGGGCCTCGAACTGGCCGACGCGGAACACGACTTCGTCCTGCCCTACGGCTTCTACCGCAAGATACCCGACGCGATGGCCGGGCAGTTCCGCCGCCTCGACACCGCCATCGGCGGCTCCTCGCTCGGGGAGAAGCTCTGCTCGGTCTCCTGGTGGAACGCCCGCGTCGAGTAGCTACTCCTCGAGTATCTCGCCGACCGCGAAGTTCGACTTCACTTCCGAGACCTCGATCTTCACCCGCTCGCCCACTTCCGCGCCGGGGACGATGATCACGTAGCCGCGCTCGACGCGAGCGATGCCGTCGCCCTGTTTGCCGATGTCCTCGACTTCGACGTAGCGGACCTCGCCGCGCTCGACCGGCGGCTGTGGCTCGCCATCGGCCGCCCGCTGGCTCGTCGTCGACTGCGTCGCCCCGTCGCCGTCGCCGCCGTTCGTGTCGCCGTTGATCAGGGCCACTCGGTAGGTATCCCCGGAGGAGAGCGACCCGCGCTCGATCTCGCGTTTCGGTACCTCGACGACGTACCGCTCGCCTTCTTCCCGGACCGTCGCACTGAACAGACAGAGGAGTTCGTCGGAGATTTCCATAGCTAAGACTCGGATACGACCAGTCGGCCCTGCGTAATATGTGTACCGCTCTCACGGGGCTCGTGAACGCCGCTGTCCCCCGACTACCGCCCGACCGGCGTCCCGTCGGGCCGCTTGGCGCCCTCGGAGTCGTGGACGACGACGTCGCCGTCGCCGACGCTCGCGGGCTCGTACTGCTCGCGGAGCGCGATGGCCTCCTCCAGTTCCCGGATCGCCCGCTCTTTCAGCGCGGCCGCGAGCTCCTCGGCCTCCTCGCGGGGGATGTCGCGACCCAACCCCTCACACTCGTGGGCCCGAACGAGACCCTCGCTGTCGACGGGTTCCCCGGCGGGCTCGGCGGTGCCGTCGAGGGCGACGCTGAAGGGGTAGGTCTCACAGATAAGCGGCCGGCTCTCGTGGACCGTACACGCCCCGAGCCCGTCCTCCTCGGCGTAGAACGCGCAGTCGCCGCAGGCGTCGTTCTGCAGCGCCCACTCGAACGTCTCGCCCTCGGGACCGTCCTCGCCCTCCGAGAGGCCGTAGGGCATCGGGCGGGCCACGTCGCGCCACTCCCGTTCCTCCCCCGCGCCGTCGCCGGCCTCCTGCAGCCGACGGACCTCGTCGGGAAACACTGTCGCCGTGTGGGGTTCCGTTTCGCCCGACTCGGTCTCCTCCCGCGTACAGCAGGCGCCACAGCGCGTACACTCGAAGCCGATCGACTCGATCGCGTCTGCCAACTCGGCCTCGTCGAGCGCGCGCGCCCGGTCGAGTTCCTGCGTCAGGGACACGGTCGGACTCGGCGCCCGGTTCGGAAAACGTCGTCGCCGCGTCGCGGCCCCCCCGGATCCACGGCCGCGAGCAGGTAACGCGCGGCGACCCTCGAGACGATGGTGGTCTCGCGGCCGTTCCCGGCTACGATCGCCCGACGCGACCGTGTGCTGGGTCCCACGTCACCGACCCTTCGACGGCCAGCTTCTCGACGTGAGCCAGCACGGTCGCCCGCGCGAGGTCCCGGACGCCGGTGAGGTCCTTCTCGTAGGCGGCGTCGAGCACGGCGTCGATGTCGGCGGCGCCGCCCCGGACCGCCGAACGCACCGATCGCTCCCGCCGGAGTCTGTGAGCGATCAGCCGTTCGAGGCTCTCTCGCGGCGTGGGGCCGTCGCTGCCCGTCCCCGCCACCATCGTCGGCCCGTGGCCGGGAAGCAGTCGATCGGGGTTCCGCGCCCACAGTCGCCTGAGCGCGGTGAGGTACGCCCGCAGGTCGCCCTCGGGCGCGCCGACGACGACGCTCCCCTCGGCGACGGCGAGGTCCCCGGAGATCACGCCCCCGTCGGGGAGTTCGAACGCGACGTGATCGACCGCGTGTCCGGGTGTGTCGAGCACCGTCACCGCGCCGGCGCCGGTGGTGATCTCGCTCTCCTCCCCGATCCGTCGGTCGGCGTCGACGCCCGTCGCGGCGGCGAAGCGGTCGGGTCGGCGAGCGAGTAGTTCGGCGCCCGTTTCCGCGGCGTAGTCGGCGACGGCGCCGACGTGGTCCGGGTGGGTGTGTGTCAGCGCGATCGTGCCGATTTCGCGTTCGTCGACGAGCGCGTCGAGTTCGGCAGTTCGGCCCGCAGGGTCGACCAGGAGCGCCGGGTCGTCGCCGACGAGGTAGGCGTTGGTCGCCCCCGTCGGTGCTCGGGTCTCGACAGGGACGGAGACGCGCTCGACCGGCGTTCGACCGCTCATCAGTCCGCGCGGCCGCTCGGCTCGAACGTCCGGGTCACGTCGACCTCGGCGTCGCCGACGGTAGCGAACCGGGAGAGGTCCACCTCAGCCACCTCGTCGACCTCCGCGACCGACTCGTAGGGCCGGGAGACGACGATGTCGCCCGCTCGGCCGCTGCTGACGCCCGGGATCGTCGTCAGTTCGTCCATCGACGCCGCGTTCACGTCGAGCGGGTAGGGGACGCCCGTCACCGAGCGGTAGCCGTGGTCGACGATGGCCACGTCGATGGCCCGACCCAGTTCGCGTTCGCCGGGGATGCCGACCAGCAGCGGGTAGGTACCCAACTGCCGGCCGAACGTCTTGCCGTCCTGATGGTACTCCAGATGGACGTTCGGCAGGACGGTGCCGGGCGGCGCGACGCGCTGGAGCATCGGGTTGTCGACCTGCTCCCGGACGGCCTTCTTGTAGTCCTGGAACTGCGCCTTGTGTTCCTTGGCGATATCCGCCCCCGTGTCACCCATCTCGGTGCCGGCGAAGGCCATCACCTGCCGGATGTTGATCCGGCGGAGCATCAGCCCCTCGTCGTACACCTGCCGCAAAAAGCGGCGGTTGTGGTCGTACGTCTCCGGCCGTTCCCCTTGGAGGCCGTGGACGAGGTTGATTCCCGGCAGCAGCTTCGGCAGGCGGTTCTCGGCGGGCCGCCAGCCGCCGGCTTCGTTGACGATCCGGACCGCCTCCAGACACTCCTCGGCGGTGACGAGGAGGTTGTTCTGCTCCTGCACCACGGGATCGGCGCTTTCGAGGCCGAACGCGGCGGTGTCGCCGGGCGTGTTGTGCTCGGCGATGATCTCGATGGCCTCCTTCGAGGCCTCGGGGTAGTCCGTGATCGTCACGGGGTTCATGTTGTCGAGGTGGAGCGTCCCGAGGTCGGGCGCCACCTCGCGGATGCCGCCGTAGAGCTCCTGCAGCGCGTCGGGGTTGGGGGCCTCGCCGTCGCCGCCGAACGCGAGGATGTCGGCCTGTCGGCCGAGTCGGAAGTGCTCGACGCCGTGATCGGAGAGCCGGTCGACCTCCTCGACGACGGAGCCGGGGGTCCGGAACGCGGGGTTACCGTACAGCGGCTCCGTACAGAACGAACAGCGGTACGCACAGCCCCGCGAGGTCTCGAGTTCGGCGATGAGGTAGTCGGGGTGGTTGGGGTGCTGTTCGACGACGAACGCGCCCTTGGAGGCCCAGCGGTCCAGTTCCTCGTTGTCCCGCATCCGGTTGTTGAACCCTTCGAGCCCGGAGTCGACGAGGTCGTAGGCGGCGGCCTCGATGTCGCCCTTGGCGACGAACTCGTAGTCGAGGTCCTTGCGCTCCATGTCCTGTGCGCCGGCGTTCTCCTCGCCGACGCCGAAGCGGACGGGGCCGCCCAGCAGGGTGACGCCGTCGGCGGTCCACGCCAACTCCTTCACCTCGTCTGGCTCGGCGGGGGTGCCGCCGACGTACTTCCCGGGGACGGTCATGCCGCCGACGTAGACGAACAGATCGGCGTCGGCCACGTCGCCCCACTTCATCCGGTCCTCCCGGAGTTCGTCGATGGTGTGGTAGGTGATCGACTCTTCGGGGACGCCGGCGTCGACGAGCGCGCCGGCGGTGAATCGGGGGTACGTCGAGATGTAGGGGGGTACCCCGAAGTGGGCCGGCTCGTCGACGTAGCCGTCGACGATGGTGACGGAGAGCGAACCGGGGTCGGTCATGGACGGGCTTGTCGGTGGAGGGGTAAAACGCGTGTGGTGCGGGTCGTGAGCGGTTCAGACACAGCAACAGTCCTCAGACGTAGATGTACCCCTCGCGCTCGTCGTACCGACCTCGCTCCACCGCGAACCCCGACTCGACCGCCCGCAGTGCCGCCGCCGCAGCGACGACGGCGTCCAGCGCGTCGCCGCCGGTGTTCTCGACGACGGTCTCGCGGTCCGCGTCGTCGACGGTCAGGTCCGCCGCCGCGAGCAGGCCATCGAGGTTCCGCCGTCGAGCCTCCCGTTCCGCCTCACTCGCGCCCTTGTAGTTGCGTCGCTGGAGTCCAAGCCGACCCAGCACGCCCGCCGGATAGGTCTCAAGCAGCGTCAGCGGCGCCTCGAACGACTGCTCCTGCATCGGCGCCACCGTGGCGACCGCCTCCCCGCCGTCACTCCCGCGGACCAGCGGCGCCAGCACGTCCCGGACGCCGTAGTACGTGATCGTGCTCCCGATGAAGCCGTACGGCGAACTCGCCCCGACGGGACCGTCGGTCTCGCGTTTCAGGAACGCCCGCTCGCCGCCGGTCGCCTCCCGGGTTCGCTGTTTCCCCCAATCCTCGAACCCATCGGGGTCCGCACAGTCGGCCGGCGGGAACGAATCGAGGAACGCCCCCCAGTCCGCTGGCGGGTCGTCGACGGCGTCGAGGAGCGTCGACGGCAGCCCGAAGGAGAAGTCGAGCCCCACGGCGGCGGGCTCGCGCTCGCGGAGCCAGTCGACGAGGCCGGCGTGGGTTTCTGCTTGGCCGGACACGTCGCCGTCGAGGACCGACTTCGCGGTCCCGAGCGTCCCGATGTCGAGTCCGTCGTCGGTCAGTCGGCCGCCGGCGATCCAGACGTTCCGTTCGGCGTCCGTCGCGCCGCTGAAGTCGACGCCGTAGACGAACTCGGGAGTCATAGATCTCCTTCGGCCCGCCCGCGAAAAGGGGTACCGCCCGCGTCAGTCCGCGCTCGCCGCGGTCGTGCCGTCGTCGGCGCCGACCGAGGCCAGTTCGCCCTGCGAATCGAGGGCTTCCTCCAGCAGTTCGGCCACGTCGACGATCTCGAGGTCGTCCTCGAAGCCGCCGGTCTTGCGGCCGTCCTCGAACATCGTCGTACACATCGGGCAGGCAACGACGAACTTCTCGATCTCGCCGGCCGCGGCGGTGTCCTCGACGCCCTCGCGGAGGCGCTCCTCGCTGGGTTTGGGCTCGTCGTCGAACTCCATCCAGAGGCCGCCGCCGCCGCCGCCACAGCAGAACGAGTCGTCGCGGCTGCGGGGCATCTCGTGGAGCTCACAGCCCGTCGCCTCGATCAGGCTGCGGGGTGCCTCGTACTCGCCGTTGTACCGGCCGAGGTGACACGGGTCGTGATAGGTGACGGTGTAGTCGAGGTTCGCACCCGAGAGGTCGAGCCGGCCGGCGTCGACGAGGTCCGAGACGACCTGCGTCCAGTGGAACACGCCGATCTCGCCGTCGGCGTTCCACTCCTCGTCGTAGTCAAAGGGCATCACGGGGTCGTCGGCGAACTCCGCGAAGTCGAGTTCCGGGTACTCGTTCTTGATCGTGTTGAACGAGTGGGGGTCCGTACAGACGATCTGGTCGAACTCACACTCCTCGAAGGACTCGACGTGGTGGCCCGCCAGTTCGAGGTAGAGGAACTCCTCGCCGGTCCGGCGGATGTCGTTGCCGTCGTACTTCTCGTCGTCGAACAGGATGCCGAAGCTCACGTCGGCGGCCTCGAAGACCCGGGCCAGTGCCCGGGCGACCTTCTTGTTCCGGTCGTCGAAGCTCGGGTAGTCGCCGACGTACCAGAGGTAGTCGACTTCCTCCTCGCGGGCGTCGGTGACCTCGAAGTCGAGGTCGTCGGACCAGTCGCCGCGCTTGCGGTTGGGGTCGCCGAACGTGTTGCCCTTCTGCATCACGTCCTGATACACGTCCTGCATCTCGCTGTTCACTTGGCCGGTGTCGACGAGCTGGCGGTTCATCTTCGTGAAGCTCGTCAGGTGCTCGATGTCGACGGGGCAGGCGTCCATGCAGGCCATACAGGAGAGACAGGACTCCATCGTGCCCGCGTCGATGACCGACTCGCCGCCGTCGGCGACGATGTCGATCTCCTCGCCGCCGGCGTCGAGGTCCTCGCGGTAGCTCTTCAGGTCGAGGATCACGTCGCGCGGGTCGAGGTCCCGTCCGGAGGCGTTGGCCGGACAGACCGACGAACAGCGCCCACACTTCGTACAGGCGTCCTGATCCAGCGTCTCGCTCCAGGTGAAGGAGTCGATGGACTCGGCGCCAGTGTCGGCGTCGAGGTCCGCCGGAACCGAGGGGAGGCGGGCGCCTGCCTTGTCGTCGCTGACGACGACGTTGGCGAAACTGGAGATCATGTGGAACGGCTTGGCGTAGGGGACGAACGCCACGAAGCCGAACGCGATCAGCGAGTGGGACCACCAGCCCCACCAGTAGAGCGACTCGGCGCCGGCGGCGTCGATACCGACCGCTTGGACGACCATCCCGACGAAGTAGCCGACGAAGCTCACCGTCTCGAACTCGGGGAAGCCAGTCGCGCGGATGCGCAGGCCTTCGAGCACGTAGCCGCCGACGCCCAGCACGAACAGCGTCCAGACGAAGGCGTCGTCCTCCAGACTCGTGTGTTTGCCCCAGAGCCGGCCGTCACGCTCGCCGTAGCGCCGGTAGATGGCCATACCGACGCCGACGACGAACAGCAGCCCCATCGCGTCCATCACCAGCGAGTAGGCGAGGTAGAACTCCCCCTCGAAGAAGGAGGTGCCCATCACGGTGCGGTAGACGTCGATGTCGAACCCGAGGATGGTCGTCCCGATCAGCAGCGTGAGGAACCCCCAGAGGATGAAGGCGTGCATCACGCCGGCGTAGCGGTCGCGGTCGAACTGCTTGCGGTTCGAGAGCACCGTTCCGGCGGCGTCGACGACGCGGCCCGGCAGGTCGTCGAGCCGCGGGAACGGGTCCTCCTTGGCCCGCGCGTAGCGCTGGAAACGCTCGTAGACGCCGACGGCGAACACCAGGATCGCCGCCGCCGCGAGGAAGTAGAAGGCCGCCTTCCCCGTCGGCGATATCGTCCAGAACGTCTCGCGCGTCTGTGCGATCATACCTCAGTAGCTGCGCCGCCGCCGGCAAAATGCTGCCGACTGCCGACGACCGACAGCGGGCGAACGGTGAAGTGCTCGCCGGCCGACATCCGGGCCGTGCCCCTCCACCCCCGCCGCGCGGCCGCCCCGCTACTCGCCGCGCTGTTCCCGCTCCTCTGGCTCCTGAACCGCGAACGATCTCTCGGCGCGGCAGGGATCGCACCGGACCTCCTGCGCACCGCGCTCCTCGTCGTCGCCGCCGTCGTCGTCGCCGTCACGGTCGCCGCCGTTCTCACACCGCGACTCCCCGAGCCGTCGTCGCTCCCCGGCCCCCTCCGACCGATCGTCGCCCCCGCCGACGCCGTGCTGGCCATCGTCGGAACCCTCACGGCTGCACTCGGTCTGTTCGTCCTCCTCGGCATTCTCCTCCCGTCGCCGCTCGACCCCGTCGCCGTCGCTCTGGGCGTCCTGCTCGGCTGGCCGCTCTCCCTCACGTGGAGCCTCACGGTGGTCGTCGGGAACGCCCTGCTCCCGGCGTCCGCGTACTTCCCCGCCGAACTGCTGGCCACCGTCCTCGGCACGGCCCTCTCGGCGCTGTGGCTGTTCGTGCTCGCTGGCTGGCTCGCCCGGCTCGTCGGTCGGGAGGCCGTTCAGAGGAACGTGTAGGCCGCCAACCCAACAGCCAGCGCCAGCGCCGGCGCGTCGACGCCGCCGACGGCCAGCCGGGGGAGCGTCGCGTTCCACGAGAAACAGCGCGCCGAGAGCGCCGTCGCCAGTCGGTCGGAACGGGCGAACGCTCGCCGGAGTCCCGCGGCGCCGACGCTCGTGAGTCGCTCCTGCGTCGGCCGCTGGTCGCCGAGCCGCGCTTTCTCGGCGTCGCGGATCGCCGCGAGGTCCTGTCGGAGCAACGGGAGAAAGCGGAACACCAGCCCCACGCCGGCGCCGAGCAGCCGCCCCGGCTTCCCCGGGATCGCCCACTGGACCGCCGCGCGGGACTCCCGCGCCGACGTGGTCCGCACGCAGCCCGCGGCGACGGCGACGATCAGGAGGGTTCGATAGCTCGCCAACAGCGGATCGACGGCGGCCCCCAAATCGATCCAGGGCGGCCCGAGCGTCACCAGTTCGAACAGCACCGCCGCGGCCAGCAGCGGGAGGAGGTAGCGGAAATCGTGGAGCACCGATCCGGGGTGGAGCCGTGCGCTCCAGAGCGCTGCGGCAGTCACGCCCGTCAGAACCGTCAGCCCACGCGGGTCGGTGTGGGCGAACGCTGCGGCGGCGAAGGCGAGTTGCACGCCGAGCTTGGTTCGCGGGTCGAGTCGGTGTGCGAGCGTGTCGCCAGGGGCGTAGCCGAGCATCGGTCAGGCCCGCTCGAAGCCGTCGGGCACGCGAATGCCGTACTCGGGGAGGTCGTCGACCGCCTCGGCCGGATCGGCGTCGACGACGACCACGCCGTCGTCGAGACAGACCACGCGCTCGGCGTCGCCCAGCAGGTCCCGGAGGTCGTGGGTGACGACGATCAGGCCGGTCCCGTCGGCGTGGAGGTCGCGCAGGCGGTCGAGCAGTCGGTCGCGCGCGGGTGCGTCGAGCCCGGTGAACGGCTCGTCCAGCACGAGATAGGCGGGCTCCATCGCCAGCGCGCCCGCCACCGCGAGGCGCTCGCGCTCGCCGCCCGAGAGCGTCTCGATCCGGTCGTCCTCGCGGCCGTCGAGGCCGACGGCCGAGAGCGCCCGTTCCGCCCGGCGGTCGATCTCGCCGTGGCCGAGGCCGAGGTTCTCCGGGCCGAAGCGTACGTCGCCGCCGACGGTCGCCGCGACGAACTGGTCGCGGGGGTCCTGAAACGCCATCCCGACGGTCGTGCGGGCTGCCACGGGGTCATCGCTCGCGTCGACGCCGTCGACGAGGACGCGGCCCGAGTCGGGTTCGAGCAGGCCGTTCAGGTGCCGGACGAGCGTCGACTTTCCGGAGCCGTTCGAGCCACAGAGCACGAGGAACTGGCCGTCCGGTACCGTGAGCGAGACGCCGTCGACGGCGGGGTCGGCGCGCTCGTCGCCATCGCCGTCGCCGTACCGGTGGGTCACCGAGTCGAGTTCGAGCACGTCAGGTCGCGCTGATTTCGTCCGATCGAACAATCCCCACGGCGGCGGCGACCTTCACCGCTTCAGCGGGAACGAACGCGAGGCCGGCGCCGACGACGGCGGCGACGAGGCTCGTGTCGAGGTAGTACCAGTAGACCGGAACGCCGAAGCCGTAGATGACGACCACGCCGGCGGCCATCGCGCCCACCAGCCGCGCGAGCGAGGCGCCCTCGGGATCGACGAGGCCGTCGGTGCCGTGGATCAGCGCGCCGATCAGGGCGGCGGCGACGGGGTAGGAGAGCAGGTAGCCGCCCGTCGGGCCGAACAGTTGGCCGAGGCCGGCGGCGCCGCCCGAGAAGACGGGAGCGCCGAGCACGCCGGCCAGCAGGTAGAGCGCCATCGCGAAGCCGCCCCACGCCGGGCCGAGGAAGATGCCGGCGAGGAACACGCCGAGCACCTGTGCGGTGACCGGGACCGCGGGGTTCAGCGGGTTCGGGAACGAGACGAACGCGAACGCCCCCATCAGCGCCGCCAGCAGCGCCGCGCGGGCGAGGTTCGCGGCCACGTCGTCGCCGACGAGGTCCACGGAGTCGGATGCGGTTGCCATACACGACCGTTCCCGTAAACCGACCTTAACGCTACGGTTTACAGATGGGCCCACCCACACCCTTATTCGGCCGTAGCCCCTCGTACCGGGCCGATGGACGAGCAAACCGAGGAGCTACGGGACCTGTTCGTCGAGACCACCGGCGAGGAGTCGGTGACGGAGGGGCAGACCGCCGAGCGCGGCGAC contains:
- a CDS encoding (Fe-S)-binding protein, producing MIAQTRETFWTISPTGKAAFYFLAAAAILVFAVGVYERFQRYARAKEDPFPRLDDLPGRVVDAAGTVLSNRKQFDRDRYAGVMHAFILWGFLTLLIGTTILGFDIDVYRTVMGTSFFEGEFYLAYSLVMDAMGLLFVVGVGMAIYRRYGERDGRLWGKHTSLEDDAFVWTLFVLGVGGYVLEGLRIRATGFPEFETVSFVGYFVGMVVQAVGIDAAGAESLYWWGWWSHSLIAFGFVAFVPYAKPFHMISSFANVVVSDDKAGARLPSVPADLDADTGAESIDSFTWSETLDQDACTKCGRCSSVCPANASGRDLDPRDVILDLKSYREDLDAGGEEIDIVADGGESVIDAGTMESCLSCMACMDACPVDIEHLTSFTKMNRQLVDTGQVNSEMQDVYQDVMQKGNTFGDPNRKRGDWSDDLDFEVTDAREEEVDYLWYVGDYPSFDDRNKKVARALARVFEAADVSFGILFDDEKYDGNDIRRTGEEFLYLELAGHHVESFEECEFDQIVCTDPHSFNTIKNEYPELDFAEFADDPVMPFDYDEEWNADGEIGVFHWTQVVSDLVDAGRLDLSGANLDYTVTYHDPCHLGRYNGEYEAPRSLIEATGCELHEMPRSRDDSFCCGGGGGGLWMEFDDEPKPSEERLREGVEDTAAAGEIEKFVVACPMCTTMFEDGRKTGGFEDDLEIVDVAELLEEALDSQGELASVGADDGTTAASAD
- a CDS encoding energy-coupling factor ABC transporter ATP-binding protein, with amino-acid sequence MLELDSVTHRYGDGDGDERADPAVDGVSLTVPDGQFLVLCGSNGSGKSTLVRHLNGLLEPDSGRVLVDGVDASDDPVAARTTVGMAFQDPRDQFVAATVGGDVRFGPENLGLGHGEIDRRAERALSAVGLDGREDDRIETLSGGERERLAVAGALAMEPAYLVLDEPFTGLDAPARDRLLDRLRDLHADGTGLIVVTHDLRDLLGDAERVVCLDDGVVVVDADPAEAVDDLPEYGIRVPDGFERA
- a CDS encoding energy-coupling factor transporter transmembrane component T family protein, whose translation is MLGYAPGDTLAHRLDPRTKLGVQLAFAAAAFAHTDPRGLTVLTGVTAAALWSARLHPGSVLHDFRYLLPLLAAAVLFELVTLGPPWIDLGAAVDPLLASYRTLLIVAVAAGCVRTTSARESRAAVQWAIPGKPGRLLGAGVGLVFRFLPLLRQDLAAIRDAEKARLGDQRPTQERLTSVGAAGLRRAFARSDRLATALSARCFSWNATLPRLAVGGVDAPALALAVGLAAYTFL
- a CDS encoding biotin transporter BioY, with translation MATASDSVDLVGDDVAANLARAALLAALMGAFAFVSFPNPLNPAVPVTAQVLGVFLAGIFLGPAWGGFAMALYLLAGVLGAPVFSGGAAGLGQLFGPTGGYLLSYPVAAALIGALIHGTDGLVDPEGASLARLVGAMAAGVVVIYGFGVPVYWYYLDTSLVAAVVGAGLAFVPAEAVKVAAAVGIVRSDEISAT